CAGCAATAATTCTTTTTCTAATGTGACATAGGAAACCTTGTAGTTAGGTCTTGTGCAAATACAATATGTTCTCGAAGCTGGATTGCATCTACATAACCTGATAATCGAGACTTAAACAAGACATTGATTTAAGGCTTTTAAATCAAGGAATCAGAATAAAGCAACAATTAATTATTTGTTCTATCGGTCCACTGTGATTGGACTCATGTGCAAGTCAAAATTTGTCCTTATATGAGTAGCCATCCAATGTGATAGGGTAACATGTCAACCTAACAACCAACCTTAATAACTTATAGGCCCTTCTTGCACAGTTATGATATACTCCAGAGATTTTATTGATCATGGCAATGTGGTTAAGAATTCCTGGATCCTGTTGCAGTAGCTTTTGGATTGGGTTGTTTTGTTTTGATAAGAAAACTGCTCGTGAATAAACAATTTGTAAAATGAGAAGCAAAATCATGCCTTTCTAAAGTTTCCAACTATAAAGAGGAGGACTTGTATGATTGTCAAAAGAGCACTCCTGATACTTGTTCAATAATTTTGCAGCTATATGTTCCTTGTGATTTTTATGGATTTCAATTTGTCTTTTATTGGAAACAGGAAATGTACATTCGAGTGAAGCGCAACAAGACAACCTACTTTGTGCAGTGTGATCCAACTGACACAACTTTGGATATAAAGCAGAAATTACAAGCCTTGATCGATCTACCTAGCAATAATCAACGTTTAACCTTGGTAGCAACTGATGTTGTATTAGTAGATTCAATGACATTAGCAGAACAGAGGGTAACAATGCCATTCAATTACCATCCAGAACTGACAATTCTAAGTGCTATTTCATAAT
This DNA window, taken from Musa acuminata AAA Group cultivar baxijiao chromosome BXJ3-7, Cavendish_Baxijiao_AAA, whole genome shotgun sequence, encodes the following:
- the LOC135642129 gene encoding uncharacterized protein LOC135642129, which translates into the protein MYIRVKRNKTTYFVQCDPTDTTLDIKQKLQALIDLPSNNQRLTLVATDVVLVDSMTLAEQRVENDAVVALTLRKDDNEFEEIYIARPEDFMSFS